The nucleotide sequence GCGGCGTGAGCACGCCCGCCACGACGAAGAGCAATTGCACCACGTGCCCCAGCATCGCCACCGACATGGCGCGCGCGGCCGTGGTGTCCAGCACGCCCGCCGCCATCGCGAAGGCGCCGTCACTCACGCCCACCTGCCCCGGCACCAGTGAGCCCACCGCCAGCGCGCACAGGTAGAGGCCCTGGGAGAAGAGGGCCTGCACCAGGGACGTGTCGATGCCCACCGCGTGCGTCAGCACCGCGTACTGCCCCACCTGGAACACCCGGCTGCCCAGGAAGGCCAGCGAGGGGCGCCACGGCAGCAGCGCTCCGCACCGCGCGGACGCCTGGAACTGCTCCGCGTGCGAGGCCCAGCGGTGGAAGCGCCGCGCCAGCCACGCCACCGGCCGCTTCGCACGCATGCACGCGCGCAGGCCCGCCGACAGCAACACCAGCACCACGCCATGCACCAGCATGGCCACCGTGAAGAGGGAGAAGCCTGTCAGCAGGTACGACGCCAGGGCGCAGGGGAAGGAGATGAGGCCCCCCGCCGCCAGCGAGGCCGACTGCGAGGTGGCCGCCGCCGCCGTGGCCGCGGCGCCGCCCGCGTAGGGCGCGAGCAGCGCCGCCTTGGTGGCCTCCGCCGCCGCGCGGCCCGCGGGAGCCATGCTGGACACCGCCGTGCCGATGAGCTGCGAGCGCACCAGCATGGAGAGCGGGATGCGCCCGGCGCTGGCGCCATACGCGGAGCGCGTGGCCAGGGCGTCCATGCACTGGCGGCCCAGCTCCAGCAGCACCACCCACGGCAGGTACGCGGCGGCGTCCGACAGCACCCCCCGCAGCTCACCTGGCCCCGCCTTGCGCACCAGCAGCGCCAACATTCCCAACCCGGCCAGCGCGAAGACGGGGCGCAGCACCCCCGCCGCCCTCCGACGCCAGGCCCCGGGCAGTGCGGGCACAGACATCGCGGCACCCACCGGCTGGCCCAGGGTCATCTCCCCGTGTGTGTTGCTCACCCGCGCCCCTCCTCGCCGCCCCGCCCACGCCCAGGCCTCGAATGAAACTGGGCAGCGTGATCGCCGCTGGCGAGGGCGGACTGTCGGAAGCCGTCAGCCCCTGTCCCTTCACGTCAGCGGGTGGACACCCGGCCGTGTCCCACACCGCCCCAGGAGGTGGGTTGCGGCGGGTGACATCGACTGCCTGCACGCTCGGCACCCGGATGGAACGCCGCTAGGGTGCGGCACGCATTTCCCCCGGACACGGAGTCACGCATGAAAGCAGTGCGATTCTCGACCTTCGGTCATCCCTTGAAGGTAGCGGAGGTGGTGGAGGAGTCGGACGCGGCGCTGCAGCCCGGCGAGGCCCGGGTCGAGGTGCTGGCCACGCCCATCAACCCCTCCGATTTGCTCACCCTCACGGGCCAGTACGGCCAGCTCCCCAAGCTGCCCGCGGTGCCCGGCAACGAGGGCGTGGGCCGGGTGGTGGAGGTGAAGGACTCCACCGCCGTGCGCGTGGGAGACAAGGTGTTCCTCCCCATCGGCGCGGGCACCTGGCGCACGCACCTCACCGCCCCCGCCGAGACGCTGCTGCCGCTGCCCCCCGGCATCGACTTGCAGCAGGCGTCGATGATGTTCATCAACCCGCCCACCGCGGACGTCCTGCTGCGGCAGTTCGTCACCCTCCAGCCCGGCGACTGGGTGCTGCAGAACGCCGCCAACTCGGCGGTGGGGCGCTACGTCATCTCCCTGGCGAAGCTGGCCGGGTACAAGACGGTGAACGTGGTGCGCCGCGAGGAGCTGGCGGCGGAGCTGACGGCGCTGGGCGCGGACGTCGTGCTGGTGGACGCGGAGAACCTTCCCGAGCGCGTGCGCGAGGTGACGGGCGGCGCGAAGGTGAAGCTGGCCCTCGACGCGGTGGGCGGCGACTCCACGATGCGCCTCGGAGACTCCCTCGCCACCGGTGGCACGGTGGTGAACTACGGCGTCATGAGCGGCAAGGGGCCCAAGCTGTCCGCGGCGGCCTCCATCTTCAAGGACATCACCCTGCGCGGCTTCTGGCTGGTGCTGTGGATGAAGCGCACCCCGCGCGAGGACCAGCGCGCCCTCTTCGCCCGGCTCGCGCAGCTCATCGCGAACGGCACCCTGCGCACGCCGGTGGAGGGCACCTTCGCGCTGGAGGACATCAAGGACGCCCTGGCCCGCGCCATGGAAGGTGGCCGCAGCGGCAAGGTGCTCCTCACCCCCAATGGAAAGGTCTGACGCGATGAAGCGCGTCGAAGGCAAGGTGGCGTTGATTACGGGCGGCGCGGGCGGGCTGGGCAGCGCGGCGGCGCGCATGCTGGCGCGCGAGGGCGCCAGGGTGGTGGTGACGGACCGCAAGGAACGCGAGCAGGACGGGCAGGCGGTGGCCGCGTCCCTGGGCGACGGCGTGGGCCTGTTCCTCCCCCTGGACGTCACGAAGGAGGACGACTGGGCGAAGGCGATGGAGCGCACGCTGGCGCACTTCGGCCGGCTCGACGTGCTGGTCAACAACGCCGGCATGGGCATCCCCAAGGACATCGAGTCGCTCTCCCTGGAGGAGTGGCGCCTCGTCCACGCCGTCAACCTGGACGGCGTCTTCCTGGGCTGCAAGCACGCCATCCGCGCCATGCGTCAGTGCGGCGCGAAGGGCTCCATCATCAACGTGTCCTCGGTGGCGGGACTGATGGGTGTGCCCACGCTCATCGCGTACGGCTCCGCCAAGGGCGCGGTGCGCATGTTCACCAAGTCGGTGGCCATGCACTGCGCGCACAAGGGCTACGGCATCCGCTGCAACTCCATCCACCCCACGTTCATCGAGACGGACATGGTGGACGCGCTGGCGAAGAGCAGCGGCGACCCGGCGAAGGCCCGCGCCAACATGGCGCGCACCATCCCCCTGGGCCGCCTGGGCGAGCCGGATGACTTCGCGTACGCCATCGTCTACCTCGCGTCGGACGAGTCGAAGCTGATGACGGGCTCGGAGTTCGTCCTCGACGGAGGCGCCACCGCGCAGTGACGCACGGTGGAGTGGCGGCGCCTCAGGCCCAGGGCGCCGCCATCAGCTCCCCGAAGCGCAGGCCCAGCTCCATGCGCCCCGTCATGGCCCTGCCCCATGCGGTGGCCTCGGCCGTCCACGACTCCACCGTGAGGCCGTGCGCCGCGAACACCGCCAGGACGTCGGCGCCACCGCCGCTCAGTTGCTTGAGGAGCAGCACGTAGTCCATCAGCGTGGGCAGCCGCGCGTCGGGCAGGATGACCTCGTCGTCAATGGGCCGGCCCGGTAGCTGGGGACGCAGGGTGAAGGCCGCCAGCGCCGCGATGTGCATTGCGGGAAGGTGGAGCGCGGGCTCCTGGCGCCGGGCGTCGTCCGCCTGGCGCTCCAAGTCCCGGCGGCGGGACTCCTCCACCACGCGCCGCAGCTCCGCCTGGCGCTCCAAGTCCCGGCGGCGGGACTCCTCCACCACGCGTCGCAGCTCCGCTTCCCGCTCCCGTGCGTCATCCTCCGCCTTCCGGTCGAGGTACTCGCGCATCAACCGCACTTCGACGTGGAGGTCCTCCAGCAAGTCACGGTGGTAGCTCGACTCGCCCTCCGGCACCGGCGCGGCGCGGACGCGGCGCTCGAAGTCGGGGAACCACGGCAGGAAGCGCTCCACCTCTGGGATGAGCGCGTCGTGTCCCTCGCGCAGCGTGTTGGCCAGCGCCGCCGCCGCGTAGAACGCGGCGTGGGACGTGGAGCGCGGCCAGGCATCCACCCGGGCCTCCGCCGCCGCCCACACGCACGCGAGGCGCCGGGGCAGCTCCTCCACGGGCGCCTCACGGACCAGCAGGTCCACCAGCTCGGGCAGCCGCGTGGGCGCGTCCGCGCGCCACCAGGCCTCGAAGCGGGCGACGGGGTCCGGCTCCTCCGCGAGCTGCCGCTCCCACAGCTCCTGCCGCCATGGCGCAAAGGCGGACAGCACGTCCGCGCGCTCTTCCGGGTGCAGCCGGAAGCGCAGCCACGCGGCGTCGATGAGCTCCTCGCGACCGGAGATACCGCTCCAGTACCTCACCGCCTTCGCGAGCGGGGCCAGCAGTCGCGCCCTCCCGGGAGGCTCCCACACGGCCAGCAGCAGCCGCGCCACCCGGCCGCCGGAGCGCACCTCCCACCGGTCCATCCGGCCGGGCAGGGACACCAGCGCGTCCAGCAGCGGCACCGCGCCCTCCTCCTCGCGCGCCCAACCGTGGAGCAGGGGTGTCTCCTCGGGGCCGGCCAGCGAGAGGAAGCGCGTGAAGTGCCCGTCCTGGAACAGGCGCGCGCGTCCCGCGGGCGTCTCTCGCGCGAGTGCCTCCGCGGCGGCGGCCACGAAGGCGCGCACCGCCGCCAGGCCCTCCGCGTCAGGGGCGGCGGCGGCCCAGTCCAGGAAGCGCAGCGCGTCCTCCCCGGGCAGGGTGCTCAGAGTACGCCGGGCCCAGGTGGCCCAGAGGTCCTGGTCCGCCGCCGACAGCGTGGCGAAGGGCTGGCCCTGGACCCACGAGTGCAGCTCGCCCGCGAGCCCACCCTCCACCCGCGAGGACACGGAGAGCAGCGTGGACAGCGCCCCGGGCGGCGGCGGCGTGGGCAGCCGCCTCAGCACGTCACGGGCAAAGGCCGCGTCTCCGTCGACATGCAGTCGCTCCAGGAGTCGTGCCGAGCCCAGGGCGGCCAGCGTGCGGCGGGCCTCCGTCACCTGCTCCGCGTCGGACGCGTCCAGCGCGGCGAGGAGGCCCGCCTCATCCTTCAAGCAGAGCGCGCACTCGAAGCGCACGTCGGCGTCCGGGTGGCGCAGCCCCTCGCGCAGCGTGAAGAGCAGGTCCAGCTCCGGCTCGCTCCCCGTGACGCGCGCCAGCGCCACGGCCGCGCGGGCCCGGTGCTCCGGATGTTCCGCGAGGACGGTGCGGGCGTGCCGCTGGAGTTGCTCGCGCTGCTCCTTCCGGATGCGCATGCGGGGAAAGACGCGCCAGCGGGTGAGGGCCAGCGTCGCCTCCAGGCCGAAGCGGCCTTCGTCGAGCAGGCAGACGGTGGCGGAGGACAGCATGGCGTGCGAGGGGTGCCCCTGGTTCACCTCCGCGAGCGCCGCGAGCCACCGGACCTCCTCCACGGTGCTCCGCTGGTGGAGCGCCTCCAGGGACTCGGTGGGTGACGCGGGGGACTCGCCCGTCTCGAAGGACGCTGCTCCCGGGAGCCAGCGGGCCCACCGGTCCTCCACCTCCTCGGCGAAGCCCTGGAGGAGGAGGTACGGCTCGCAGCGCCTCACGTCCACCAGGAGGCGGCGCACCTGGGTCCACTGCGCGGCGTACTGGCGCTCCAGCGTGTCCGCCAGGGCTGGCTCCAGCAGGGCCACCCGCTCCGCCAGCGCGAAGCGGTCCACGCCGGCCTGGAGCAGCATGCGCGCGGCGCCATACCACTCGGCCGGCACGAAGCCGCAGCCGCACTCGGGACACCGGCCGTCCGGCGACTTGAAGCGCGTACAGGCCGGGCAGCGGACCTTCGCGCCCCGGCGGGCACCGTTCTCCAGCAGGAGGACCATGTCCCGGGCTACTCCTTCATCACCTGCGCGGCCTTGAGCTGGCCCACCAGCTCCTCCGCGCCGGGAGTCTTCTTCTCCGCCAGCGCGCGCAGCCGCATGGCCACCTGTGGCGTGAGGGACTCCATCAGCGCGCTCCGCAGGGCATCTCGCCCGAAGCCCGGAGCCTCAAGCGCCGGCCCGAGCAGCTCCACGGCCCGCCGGTCCTTCAGCCGCAGCAGCGCCGCCGTGGCCTGCGCACGGGCACCCGGACACTTGCTCGCGAGCTTGAAGGCGGTGTCCGCCGCCTCGCGTCCCTTCACGAAGCCCAGCAGCTTCACGCTCCCACCGCCAGAGGTGTCCCGGCAGAACACCGTCTGGAGGATGGCGGCCTTGGCCTCCGGCTGGCCCTGTCGAGCCGCCGCCTCCAGCGTCTCGTCCTGGACGAAGGAGCCGTCCACCTTGAAGGTCACCTTCACCGGGACGTCGAAGCCCGCGTTGACGAGCTTCGCCGCCAGCAGGTTGCGCTCGTTCTCGGGGTAGCGCGCCAGGTCCTTCGCCGCCCTCGCCCCCGCAGCCTTCCGGGCGCCCATGGCCAGCCACTGCTCGGTGGCCACCGGCACCAGCAGATTCGGCAGGTACCGGCCGCGCTCGGCCACCGCCTCGTACAGCGCCACCGCGCACCCCGGAGCCACCTCCAGCGACTCCCCCGGCCCCGCTCGCACCGGTACCCGCAGCTCGTCATTGGAGCGCGACCACCCCGAGGCCGTCGCCGTGCCCGAGGCCAGCCGGTCCACCCACACCGCGTCCACGTCCGAGGGCTCCTGACAGGTCTTCGCGTCCCGCAGCTCCGCGGCCCGCTCGGACAGGGAGCGCGCATCGTCATTCAGGGTCTGCGCGTACGTCCCGGGCTTCGCCTGCATCATCGCGCAGCGCACGAAGGTGTCCGCCCACAGCAGCAGCCACGGCTCCTTCTCCTGCCGCAACCGCTCCACGGCGCCCGGCAACCCGTCGGGCGTCGAGGTCGCCGCCAGCAGCGCCATGGCCCGGTCGAACGGCTCCGCCGAGGTCTCCGCCCGCTGGCGCAGCTCCGGTGTCTCCACCAGCAGCTTGAGGGCCAGCTTCGCCACCTTCTCCGGCAGCGCGGACTGTCCCGGGTGAGAGCCCATGCGGTGCATGGCGAACATCATGCAAGCCCGAGGGCCCGCCGCCAGCGCCAGCGCCCTCTCCTCGCCGCTCACCCGCGCCAGCTTCACCAGCACGTCGTACGCGGCGGCGCCCCCCTTTCGCAGCGAAGCCTCCGCCGCCTCCTCCTTCCCCGGCTTGTCCAGCGCGTAGGCCGCCTGCCACAGCGCGGAGTCATCAGCGGCCTGCGCCGCCCCCGTGAGCACGAGGAAGGCGAGGAGAAGGGCGAGGCGGGGCATGGGACCTCCTGCGGGGACACGGAAGCGGCGTCATCCTACACGCAGGAAAGCCTGAGCCCGCGAGGGAGACTCAGCGGGTGACGGTGGGAAGCGCCCGGCCCTCCAGCCACGCGTCGAGCATCCCGTCCTCCAGCAGCCGCCCGACGACGTGGTAGCGCGAGAGCATGGCCGGCGAGGTGAGCGCGTCCTCGCAGAGGGCCTCCGCCGTCCCGAGATAGGAGGAGTGGCACATCCACACGCGGGAGCCGTCATTCCAGAGGAAGCCCACGTGGTAGTCGAGCCCGACGACGTACAGGCCCTCGCCCTCACGCGTCACGCGGTGGACGACCTCGCTCACCGGACGGTTCCGGAAGCGCCAGGTCCGCCGGGGCGGCGCGAGCGTCTTCACGATGTGCTCGGCGGGCTGCTGCGCCATCCGCACCCGCTCCACGCGGAAGCCGGCGTCCTCGAGCACGGTGGACACAAGATAGCCACAGGCGATGCCTCCTGAGCGCGGCGTCCGCGTGGTTCCGTAGAACTCCCACGGCGTGCCGTGCCACGCGGGCAGCACCTGTCCGGTGAGGGCCTGGAGCACGACGGTACGTGCCTCACTGCGGACGGCGGCGCGGTCCACGCCCCGTACGCGCCACCGCGTGGCGAGCTCCTCGCGCCGGGCCGTGAGCTCCGCGAGGACCTCTGGATAGGGCCGCTCCCGCGCGAGAGGACCTTCCTCCACCGGGAGTGAGGTGAGGGCCACGAGCAGCAGGACGGAGAGCATGTGGAAGTGGACGCCCGAACGCTTCCAGCCGTTCCCTCCGCGCAGTCGAAACCCACCCGCTGGCGCGAACACGATTCCAGTGATTTACAGATATTTCTTCATTTCATCCCGTAGCACGGCGGCGATGAACCTCGGGAGAGCACCATGCTTTCGACGACGTCCGGCAGCGGCCTTTCGCTTCAACGAGTACTCGCCGTGGTCCTCTGTACGTGGGCCTTCCTCGGCTGCGAGCCCGAGCCCTCCGAGCCTGACGTGGGCGGCGCGGACCTGGGCTCGGTCCAGGCGGGCATCAGCTCCGCGTCCGGGACGCTGGGAGGCAAGCGGGTCTGGGCGCACTTCAACAACCCGCCCGCGTTCGCCGGCCGGGACTACACCATCACCGACGAGCTGAAGCGGCTCATCAACAACGTGCCGGCGGGCGGCACCATCCGGGGCGCCATCCACTCGCTGAGCATCGACGGAGTCGCGGATGCGCTGCTCGCGGCGCAGAACACCCGGGGCGTCACGGTGTACCTGGTGCTGGACGGAAAGAATGCGCCGTCCACGGACCCGGCGGTGAACACCATCCGGCAGATTGCCAACCACAAGTTCTGCACCAACTCGAGCGGTGGTGGCGGCTGCATCGGCACGGGCTCCGCCGGCAACATGCACACGAAGCTGTTCACGTTCAGCGCCACCACGGACCCGAGCGGAGTGCTCCATCCGTACGTCTCGTGGTTCGGCTCGGCGAACCTGACGTACGCGAGCGGCACGGATGCGTTCAACAACACGATTACGGTCTACGACGCGGAGACGCTGTACACCGGCCTGAACGCCAACTTCACGGACATGTACAACCGGCGTCACTACGCCAGCAACGACTACTACGACTCGGCCAGCGGACGGGGCTACTACCTGACAAATCCGGCGGACGGGTATGCCTCTCCCGAGGCGATTGGGCAGACGGACACCATCGTCACGCGGCTCAACGACATCACCCCCGACGCGAACTGCCGGGTCCGCATCGGCATGTCCTTCGTCACCACCGGGCGCCCCGAGCTGCTGGCGCAGATCAAGCGCATGAAGGCCGGGGGCTGCGCGGTGTGGATGGTTGTCAGCGGCAACGCGACGGACGGCATCGATATGTCGCAGTCCGTCTACAACGACCTGCTCACCGCGGGCGTCTCCATCCGCCGTCGCGACAAGGTGCACGACAAGTTCTTCGCCGTGTACGGCAAGTTCGGCACCAGCTACGCGTACCGGGTGTACACGGGCTCGCAGAACTGGTCGCAGGATGCGCTGAACGAGAACGAGGAGATCTTCGTGAAGCTGGCGCCGGAGACGGGCTCGGTGCGCCCCATCTACGACGCGTTCTACACGCACTTCAACGACGCATATAACGGCGGTGTAACTTGCTCCCGGACCAACTACCCCTGCCGTTGATTCGGTAGCAGGATCCGCGCAATGCCCTCCTCCCTCCGCTCCGTGAGCGTCGCCGTGCTGTTCCTGCTGTCGGGAGCGTGTACGCGCATGGAGCGCCCCCTGGAGGAGGGCTGGCCCGAGAAGCTCGACTTCTCGCGGCTTCCTCGCCACGCGCAGCAGGAGTCGCAGTCGCAGGAGAACCTGTCCCGGCTGGAGAGACTGGGCGATGAGCGCACGTACTCGCGCACCTACCCGCAGCAGGGCCCGTTCCATGGCAGCATGCCGGTCGTCACCCTCATCTACGGGCCTGAGCGCGACGAGTTCTACGTGCAGGGGGACTGCATAATGGGACACATCCCCACTGTGCGCCCCCTCGGACGCTGGCGGCCCGTGGCCCTCGATGGGATGCGCGGCCCCCCGCCGCCTGCTTGCGCGCGCACTGCTTGCCTGTCGGGCGGCCTCTGTGGCCCAGCCGGTGGCGCTGAAACCGAGGTGTCGGGGGGCCTCTGCCCTTCAGTGCAGCCGCTCCCCTTGGGGCGGGCCGCGTGCAGATGCCAGGGGCAAGGGGAGGGTGGGCAGCCCCAGGTGCCTCAACACCTCCTTGACGCTGGGGCCTTTCAGCACCGCCAGTACCCTCCGGCGCCCGCCGCAGCCAGGACAGGTGAAGACGTCGAAGTCGAAACTGCGCTTCAGCAGCGTCGCCCAGTCCAACCGCGCAGCGCGCTGCTTCCTCCGCACCTCCGCAGCGCCTGCTGGGGCCTGCGTCTTCGTCGGAACCACGAACTCGTCCGAGTACCTGCGCGCGGATTCGAGCGGCTACCGGCGGTGGTGGCCCCGTCAAGTGCACACGCATCGACATCGCGGGCCTGAAGCGCGACAGGGGCCAGTTCTGGGCGGAAGCCGTTGCGTGCTTTCGCATGGGTGAGGAGTGGTGGCTCGAAGAGAAGCAAGCCCAGTTCGCGGAGCGACACGCCCAGGAGCGCAGCGAGTCGGACGGCGGCCCGGACGACACGATTCTCCAGTGGGTGTTTAGCTTGCCGACCGAGAAGCGCAACGAGGTGACGACCGAGCTGGTGGCCCGCAACGCGCTACTCCTCACGACGCCGGGGCAGATTCCGCGGCGTCCGCCTCGACATTGGCCGCGCCTTGCGACGCCTGGGCTTCCAACGCACCCAGCGGCGGATTGCCGGCATCCAGACGTGGGTCTACCTGCCGCCGGAGAACATCCGCACCGCTGCAACGCGATGGGCGCCGCCTGTTTCCTTAGAGCTCCTAACAAAAGTAAGGGTTGGAGCCTCCTCCCGAGGGGAAGTTCCCCTCAAACCTGACTTTTGTTAGGAGCTCTTACCGTGCGCTTCATGAGCCTCCCTCATGCACCCCACAGCCCATGCCTTAACTTCTTGTAGTCTGAGGACCAGAACTGCTGTCCGGGGTGACCTCCACCGAGGGAAGGAAACTCACGCTCAGCGGGACCAAGTCGAGAAGTCGTAGAAATTATGAATTACACACTAGTCATGGACTTCCGCTTAGTTCCGTAGTTCAACTTGCGGCTCTACCTGCTTTCACAGGAGCCGAAATGACGTTGTCGGAACGAATTCATGGCTGGACGTATTTGCTGGGTGTGATTGCGCTCTTGGGCTCGGCGACTTCTGCTCATGCGGCTGGCCCATTACTCATCACTTCAGCGGAAGCTGACCCGTCGACGAACACGCTTTACCTCT is from Pyxidicoccus trucidator and encodes:
- a CDS encoding lysylphosphatidylglycerol synthase domain-containing protein, with the protein product MSNTHGEMTLGQPVGAAMSVPALPGAWRRRAAGVLRPVFALAGLGMLALLVRKAGPGELRGVLSDAAAYLPWVVLLELGRQCMDALATRSAYGASAGRIPLSMLVRSQLIGTAVSSMAPAGRAAAEATKAALLAPYAGGAAATAAAATSQSASLAAGGLISFPCALASYLLTGFSLFTVAMLVHGVVLVLLSAGLRACMRAKRPVAWLARRFHRWASHAEQFQASARCGALLPWRPSLAFLGSRVFQVGQYAVLTHAVGIDTSLVQALFSQGLYLCALAVGSLVPGQVGVSDGAFAMAAGVLDTTAARAMSVAMLGHVVQLLFVVAGVLTPLVWRTPARPASPVPASH
- a CDS encoding zinc-dependent alcohol dehydrogenase family protein, producing MKAVRFSTFGHPLKVAEVVEESDAALQPGEARVEVLATPINPSDLLTLTGQYGQLPKLPAVPGNEGVGRVVEVKDSTAVRVGDKVFLPIGAGTWRTHLTAPAETLLPLPPGIDLQQASMMFINPPTADVLLRQFVTLQPGDWVLQNAANSAVGRYVISLAKLAGYKTVNVVRREELAAELTALGADVVLVDAENLPERVREVTGGAKVKLALDAVGGDSTMRLGDSLATGGTVVNYGVMSGKGPKLSAAASIFKDITLRGFWLVLWMKRTPREDQRALFARLAQLIANGTLRTPVEGTFALEDIKDALARAMEGGRSGKVLLTPNGKV
- a CDS encoding glucose 1-dehydrogenase, with the translated sequence MKRVEGKVALITGGAGGLGSAAARMLAREGARVVVTDRKEREQDGQAVAASLGDGVGLFLPLDVTKEDDWAKAMERTLAHFGRLDVLVNNAGMGIPKDIESLSLEEWRLVHAVNLDGVFLGCKHAIRAMRQCGAKGSIINVSSVAGLMGVPTLIAYGSAKGAVRMFTKSVAMHCAHKGYGIRCNSIHPTFIETDMVDALAKSSGDPAKARANMARTIPLGRLGEPDDFAYAIVYLASDESKLMTGSEFVLDGGATAQ
- a CDS encoding phospholipase D-like domain-containing protein; translation: MVLCTWAFLGCEPEPSEPDVGGADLGSVQAGISSASGTLGGKRVWAHFNNPPAFAGRDYTITDELKRLINNVPAGGTIRGAIHSLSIDGVADALLAAQNTRGVTVYLVLDGKNAPSTDPAVNTIRQIANHKFCTNSSGGGGCIGTGSAGNMHTKLFTFSATTDPSGVLHPYVSWFGSANLTYASGTDAFNNTITVYDAETLYTGLNANFTDMYNRRHYASNDYYDSASGRGYYLTNPADGYASPEAIGQTDTIVTRLNDITPDANCRVRIGMSFVTTGRPELLAQIKRMKAGGCAVWMVVSGNATDGIDMSQSVYNDLLTAGVSIRRRDKVHDKFFAVYGKFGTSYAYRVYTGSQNWSQDALNENEEIFVKLAPETGSVRPIYDAFYTHFNDAYNGGVTCSRTNYPCR
- a CDS encoding VapE domain-containing protein; the encoded protein is MGCAAPRRLLARALLACRAASVAQPVALKPRCRGASALQCSRSPWGGPRADARGKGRVGSPRCLNTSLTLGPFSTASTLRRPPQPGQVKTSKSKLRFSSVAQSNRAARCFLRTSAAPAGACVFVGTTNSSEYLRADSSGYRRWWPRQVHTHRHRGPEARQGPVLGGSRCVLSHG
- a CDS encoding VapE domain-containing protein; the encoded protein is MRAATGGGGPVKCTRIDIAGLKRDRGQFWAEAVACFRMGEEWWLEEKQAQFAERHAQERSESDGGPDDTILQWVFSLPTEKRNEVTTELVARNALLLTTPGQIPRRPPRHWPRLATPGLPTHPAADCRHPDVGLPAAGEHPHRCNAMGAACFLRAPNKSKGWSLLPRGSSPQT